TTGGTTCACAGCGATTTGTTAACAGATAATACAATACCTCAATGCTCTACAAGATTTAAGTCAGTCTCTAGCTCATCTGCTTACAAAAACATCTATCTCCTTCTTTCTTAACTTAAGTCAATGCGCTGCCAAGACCTACCTTCTAGCTTTGTGTATATACTTTAATTCTGAAACTATAAACACAATTTATTATGAGAGCAGTTTATTGCACACAATACGGGTCACCTTCTGTACTGGATGTACGTAGTGTAGAATGCCCTTTACCTAAAGCCCACGAAATATTAGTTAAAGTGCATGCCGCCAGTATTACCACCGCCGATGCCATGATGAGACAAGGTAGCCCACGCTATGCACGTCTTTTTTTAGGTTTTAAGCGTCCTCGGAGGCCTATTACCGGTACCGGATTTGCCGGTACAGTTGTAGCAGTTGGCAAAAATGTAAGTCAGTTTGAAGTAGGCAGTCATGTGTTTGGAGAAACTACAACTAACTTTGGCGCTCATGCAGAATATGTTTGTGTACCAGAAAATGGAGTAGTACTCTCTTTACCTAGTTTTCTCAGTTATGAAGAAGGAGCTTTAATGTGTGATGGGCCCGTTACTTCGCTTAACTTTCTAAAAAATCTGGCAGAACTTAAGGCTGGGCAACACATTTTAATAAATGGTGCGTCGGGCAGTTTGGGCATGGCCGCTATCCAAATTGCCAAACATATGGGAGCTGAAGTAACCGGAGTCTGTAGTAGAAGAAATTTAAACGAAATTATTGAGCTTGGAGCAGACCGGGTTATAAACTATCAGGAGACAGATTTTACTAGCCAGAAGCAGCAGTATGATGTAGTCTACGATACAGTAGGCAAAAGCTCATACGCTCAGTGTAAAGCTATACTAAAGCCTAATGGTAGATATGTTTCTCCGGTTCTCAATATGAAATTGCTTTACTATAGCCTAACTACTAAAGCTGGTAATGGAAAAAGTGCCAAATTTACCGCTACCGGTCTCAGCCCGGTTCATGAGTTAAAGAAACTTATAATTGAATTACTGGAAATGATTCGCCAGCAGCAGTTGAAGGTCTATATTGACCGAGCATATGAGATTAACCAGATTGTAGAGGCGCATGAGTATATAGACAGCGGCCACAAAAGAGGAAACATTGTTTTAAAGCTTAGTGCCTGAACAATTAGGTGCTAGGTCTGCTTATGTAACCTTTTTCTAATTCTGCTCAAGGATTCAGCTGTAATGCCTATATAGCTTGCCAACTGATGCTGAGGTATGCGTTGCAATAGTTCAGGACGATCTTCCAGCATTTGCAAATACCTTTGTTCGGGAGATGACACCATAAAGCGGGCAAAGTCGTCCTGGGCTTTGCCTGTATTTCTTTCTACTTCCTGCCGGATGATAGATTCCAGCCGAGGAATTCTTTGGCACATCTCTTTTTCTATTTGCTGATTACCTACGGTGAGCACACAGTCTTCTGCACATATCAGGTAATGACGTGAAGGCTGTTGATTGGTGTAGCTGCTAAAAGAGTTTACAGCCTGGCCTTCGGTATAAAAAGCGGTAGACTTCTCTTCACCGTCAATTAGGTAGAACTCGCGCACACAGCCCTTCAGCACAAAGTAGCACTTATCAGCTACCTGCCCTTCTTCCAGCAAGTAAGCTCCCTTTTTAAAGCTTTTTACCAGGGTATTATCCATAATCAGATCTATCTCTTCCGGGCTGAGTACCTGAAAGCCAGACACATAGTCAAGCAGTTCTTTTTTAAATATGATTTCATCTGAGATGCCTGTAGCATTGGGCTGTACTGCTGAGGGTGCACCGGAGTTGCTCATCGTAAAATTATTATGGTAAGAAAATCAGGCTATATATTGCTACGCTAAAGATAAGGATTTACTAAGCCTTAAATCAAGTGCACATAATTAGCTTCACCATTAATTTTAAGCTAATGAGGTTTTCAGGCCCAATCATAGCTTTAGTAATCAAGCTAAAATGATTAAAACTAGTTATAAACCCATTATGCTGGCTATTACGCTATCTTCAAAAAAAAAGGAAGCTATTCGCTCCCTCATGACATCTAGTGGGCAGATAATAAATCTTCGCGAATTACATCTGCAGCTATACGCCCAGACCGCATAGCCGCGTTAAGCGAGCCATTGAGCAAATAATCTCCGGCTGCATACAAGCCTTCTTTCAGTTTTACCTGCTCGGCGATAGCCTCATGGGCAACACTATCCTGATTAGGAAGTGCGTAGTTGATGCGATAGGTACGAAGATGCTCCCAGCTATCGGTCTGTTTTCCAAACCACTCAGAAAGCTCATCTTTTACATTGAGTATCAGTTCTTCGTCACTTGCTTTCTGATAGCCGTTAATAGAAGCTGAAATCAAGTGTTTACCTTCAGGAGCATAATGTGCAGACGCCTGACTCATCACACAAACATTGTTTACCAATTTATCTCCAGCAGCATTTAACGCTAAAACCGGCTTCTTGATGGGGGATGTATCTGCACTAAAATAAAGATTGGTGGTACTATGGTATTGAGTATTGCGTTTATCCTGCTCCAGATACTTCTTTACGTAACCCAGAGGGTCAGTAGCCAGTAAAATCACTCTCGCAGAATATGTTTCACCAGTCTCGGTAGTCACTTCTGAGCCACTAATGCTGCTGACTTTACGATTACATAGTATATGCTCCTCTCCTATCTTTTCTGCCAACTGACTGGGAATCTCCTCCATGCCATGAGCAGGTATTGCTGCTTCTCCCTCGGTAAACATCTTGAAAACAAAGTCAAACTCCCGACGAGAGGTTGTTAAACCATCTTCCAGAAAAATACCTGCCATAAAAGGCTGAAAGAAATGCCTGAGCATTCGCTCACTAAATCCATATTCCTGTATTGCTGCCAGCGTACTTTTTTCGGGCTGCATAAATATTTCCTCTACGCTCATTTTACGGAGCTTTTGAGCCAGTGATAGCACCTTGAGTTTATCTCCCAAAGTACCTACTTTAGAAAAAAGTGTTTTAAAAGCTATTGAAGGTTCACGGAGAGGGTCTCCAATCTCAAAGGATTGCTGGTGTTTGTAGACTAAGGCACCCGGTAAAAAAGTTTTCAGCTCAAGAGCATCGTAATCCAGCAAGGCTTTAGCTTCGGGGTAGGCAGTCAGAAACACCTGAAACCCACGGTCTAGCAGAAAACCTTCATGCTTATCAGTTTTTACTCTTCCTCCTACTCTGCCTTCCGCTTC
This window of the Porifericola rhodea genome carries:
- a CDS encoding NAD(P)-dependent alcohol dehydrogenase; translated protein: MRAVYCTQYGSPSVLDVRSVECPLPKAHEILVKVHAASITTADAMMRQGSPRYARLFLGFKRPRRPITGTGFAGTVVAVGKNVSQFEVGSHVFGETTTNFGAHAEYVCVPENGVVLSLPSFLSYEEGALMCDGPVTSLNFLKNLAELKAGQHILINGASGSLGMAAIQIAKHMGAEVTGVCSRRNLNEIIELGADRVINYQETDFTSQKQQYDVVYDTVGKSSYAQCKAILKPNGRYVSPVLNMKLLYYSLTTKAGNGKSAKFTATGLSPVHELKKLIIELLEMIRQQQLKVYIDRAYEINQIVEAHEYIDSGHKRGNIVLKLSA
- a CDS encoding Crp/Fnr family transcriptional regulator; amino-acid sequence: MSNSGAPSAVQPNATGISDEIIFKKELLDYVSGFQVLSPEEIDLIMDNTLVKSFKKGAYLLEEGQVADKCYFVLKGCVREFYLIDGEEKSTAFYTEGQAVNSFSSYTNQQPSRHYLICAEDCVLTVGNQQIEKEMCQRIPRLESIIRQEVERNTGKAQDDFARFMVSSPEQRYLQMLEDRPELLQRIPQHQLASYIGITAESLSRIRKRLHKQT
- a CDS encoding NAD(P)/FAD-dependent oxidoreductase, producing MSQEANSDTDILIIGAGLAGLSAATYLKRYGYRVKILEAEGRVGGRVKTDKHEGFLLDRGFQVFLTAYPEAKALLDYDALELKTFLPGALVYKHQQSFEIGDPLREPSIAFKTLFSKVGTLGDKLKVLSLAQKLRKMSVEEIFMQPEKSTLAAIQEYGFSERMLRHFFQPFMAGIFLEDGLTTSRREFDFVFKMFTEGEAAIPAHGMEEIPSQLAEKIGEEHILCNRKVSSISGSEVTTETGETYSARVILLATDPLGYVKKYLEQDKRNTQYHSTTNLYFSADTSPIKKPVLALNAAGDKLVNNVCVMSQASAHYAPEGKHLISASINGYQKASDEELILNVKDELSEWFGKQTDSWEHLRTYRINYALPNQDSVAHEAIAEQVKLKEGLYAAGDYLLNGSLNAAMRSGRIAADVIREDLLSAH